The following coding sequences are from one Gossypium raimondii isolate GPD5lz chromosome 4, ASM2569854v1, whole genome shotgun sequence window:
- the LOC105779819 gene encoding protein-tyrosine-phosphatase MKP1, with amino-acid sequence MVGKEDPPASPRAPSCQLSSSRKMFWRSASWSSSRTSGQIPLTEDKDLGAGSNGNDGINNGQTRRFPPPPLTPRSQQNCKARSCLPPLQPLSIARRSLDEWPKAGSDDLGEWPQPPTPSGNKSGERLKLDLSSIQRNNDKNGGLVKRDKIAFFDKECSKVAEHIYLGGDAVAKDREILKKNGITHVLNCVGFVCPEYFKADFVYRTLWLQDSPSEDITSILYDVFDYFEDVRELGGRVFVHCCQGVSRSTSLVIAYLMWREGQSFDDAFQYVKAARGIADPNMGFACQLLQCQKRVHAFPLSPSSLLRMYRIAPHSPYDPLHLVPKMLNDPSPSGLDSRGAFIVHIPSAIYIWIGKNCESIMERDVRGAVCQIVRYERVQGPVIVIKEGEEPAYFWNAFSNFLPLMDKSGNKVEVGESAIKICLGERKVDAYNVDFEIFQKAIKGGFVPPFASSENEHETHLPARESSWSMLRRKFASGIMKEFVSAPKILLSRVYSDSMMVVHASSPSSASSSSSSSSSPPYLSPDSISSDSSTCSKYFSESSLDSPSAVLYSLPVSSTLSNFSNLSLISSRSSLHPKINSSEIASVNLTSQPCSKSAFSPLKKVSPSLAERRGSLSKSLKLPVMSDSIRETNDRSCFLVKQDGVRIDNNTSSSCESDIEIVFDSKRGVRNGRDILVQGSGLKISPGRLANVGQHDSESTFVNSCCESPRNHPPQDGLLSAVPNRMEEIIPACTGVVQPLVCHWPSIEKMTNFTRSDLDSKSAFAIFLPTAAVDENKDRILYFWIGRSFHLEKRSNQLDSSRVVGDREDIDWNQVAYDVLTKVGLPNDTPVKIVKEDEEPMEFLMLLRTL; translated from the exons ATGGTGGGCAAAGAGGATCCTCCTGCTAGTCCTAGGGCTCCATCGTGCCAGCTTTCAAGCTCGCGAAAAATGTTTTGGCGTTCAGCTTCGTGGTCCTCTTCCCGGACGAGTGGTCAAATTCCCTTAACTGAGGACAAAGATCTAGGAGCAGGTTCTAATGGTAATGATGGTATTAATAATGGGCAAACTCGCCggtttcctcctcctcctttaACTCCGCGTTCTCAACAGAATTGTAAGGCCAGGTCATGTTTGCCACCTTTGCAGCCACTGTCAATTGCACGAAGGAGTTTGGATGAGTGGCCGAAGGCCGGTTCTGATGACCTTGGTGAGTGGCCACAACCGCCAACCCCAAGTGGGAACAAGAGTGGGGAGAGGTTAAAGCTTGATTTATCATCAATTCAGCGGAATAATGATAAGAATGGCGGGCTTGTAAAGAGGGATAAGATTGCTTTCTTTGATAAAGAATGCTCGAAAGTGGCAGAACATATTTATCTTGGTGGAGATGCTGTTGCAAAGGACAGGGAAATACTTAAAAAGAATGGTATTACTCATGTTTTAAATTGTGTTGGGTTTGTTTGTCCAGAGTATTTCAAGGCTGATTTTGTGTACAGAACTTTGTGGTTGCAAGATAGTCCATCGGAAGATATTACTAGCATACTTTATGatgtttttgattattttgaggATGTTCGGGAACTGGGTGGAAGGGTTTTCGTTCATTGCTGCCAGGGGGTATCGAGGTCCACATCATTGGTGATAGCATATCTTATGTGGAGAGAGGGACAGAGTTTCGATGATGCCTTTCAGTATGTAAAGGCTGCAAGAGGAATTGCTGATCCAAATATGGGTTTCGCTTGCCAGTTGTTACAGTGCCAAAAGAGGGTCCATGCATTCCCTTTGAGCCCTAGTTCCTTGTTGAGAATGTATAGAATTGCACCTCATTCTCCTTATGATCCTTTGCACCTAGTCCCTAAAATGCTGAATGATCCATCTCCTTCGGGTCTAGATTCTCGAGGTGCATTTATTGTTCATATACCTTCTGCAATATATATTTGGATTGGTAAAAACTGTGAATCTATCATGGAAAGAGATGTGCGAGGTGCTGTTTGTCAGATTGTTCGGTATGAGAGAGTGCAGGGACCGGTAATAGTGATCAAGGAAGGAGAAGAACCGGCTTATTTTTGGAATGCATTTTCAAACTTTCTACCATTGATGGATAAATCTGGAAACAAAGTTGAGGTAGGGGAGTCGGCAATTAAAATTTGCTTGGGTGAGAGGAAAGTGGATGCGTATAATGTTGATTTCGAGATTTTTCAGAAGGCTATAAAGGGTGGCTTTGTCCCTCCATTTGCTTCATCCGAGAATGAACATGAAACCCACCTTCCTGCAAGAGAAAGCAGTTGGAGTATGCTTCGACGTAAGTTTGCCTCTGGCATAATGAAGGAGTTTGTCTCGGCACCGAAGATATTACTCTCCAGGGTTTATTCAGATTCCATGATGGTAGTTCATGCATCATCACCGTCATCGGCATCATCCTCTTCGTCTTCTTCTTCCTCACCTCCTTATCTCTCTCCAGATTCCATCTCTTCCGATTCCAGTACTTGCTCAAAGTACTTTTCTGAATCCTCTCTGGATTCACCTTCAGCTGTTTTGTATTCTCTTCCGGTTTCTTCGACTTTGTCTAACTTTTCTAATTTGTCTCTCATTTCATCCCGAAGTTCTCTGCACCCCAAAATTAATAGCTCAGAAATTGCCAGTGTCAATCTCACTTCTCAACCTTGTTCAAAATCTGCATTTTCACCTCTAAAAAAGGTTTCACCTTCCCTTGCTGAACGCCGAGGTAGTTTGTCAAAGTCTCTCAAGCTGCCAGTGATGAGCGATAGTATAAGAGAAACAAACGATCGGTCATGTTTTCTTGTTAAGCAAGATGGGGTTCGGATAGATAACAATACCAGCTCATCATGTGAATCAGATATTGAAATTGTCTTTGACTCCAAGCGTGGTGTTAGAAATGGTAGGGATATTTTGGTTCAAGGTTCTGGTTTGAAGATATCCCCAGGTAGACTAGCTAATGTTGGCCAACATGATTCTGAATCTACTTTTGTTAATAGTTGTTGTGAAAGTCCAAGAAACCATCCTCCTCAGGATGGTCTCCTGTCTGCTGTTCCAAACAGGATGGAGGAAATTATTCCAGCTTGCACAGGTGTAGTTCAGCCTTTAGTATGCCACTGGCCCAGTATAGAGAAGATGACAAATTTTACTAGAAGTGATCTAGATTCAAAGTCCgcttttgcaatttttttgcCGACTGCAGCTGTAGACGAAAACAAAGATAGGATTCTATATTTTTGGATAGGAAGATCCTTTCATCTTGAAAAAAGATCAAACCAACTAGATAGCAGCAGAGTGGTAGGGGATAGAGAAGATATCGACTGGAACCAAGTTGCTTATGATGTACTCACAAAAGTGGGTCTTCCGAATGATACCCCTGTTAAG ATTGtcaaagaagatgaagaaccaATGGAATTTCTTATGTTGCTGAGGACATTGTAG
- the LOC105780049 gene encoding spliceosome-associated protein 130 A: protein MYLYNLTLQQATGIVSAINGNFSSGKVQEIVVARGKILSLLRPDDLGKLQTLHSVEIFGCIRSLAQFRLTGAQKDYIVVGSDSGRIVILEYNKEKNVFDKVHQETFGKSGCRRIVPGQYLAIDPKGRAVMIGACEKQKLVYVLNRDTAARLTISSPLEAHKSHTIVYSICGVDCGFDNPIFASIELDYSEADQDSTGQAANEAQKHLTFYELDLGLNHVSRKWSEQVDNGANMLVTVPGGGDGPSGVLVCAENFVIYKNQGHPDVRAVIPRRADLPAERGVLIVSAATHKQKSMFFFLLQTEYGDIFKVTLEHGNEGVTELKIKYFDTIPVTASMCVLKTGFLFAASEFGNHALYQFQAIGDDPDVESSSSTLMETEEGFQPVFFQPRGLKNLVRIDQAESLMPIMDMKISNLFEEETPQIFSLCGRGPRSSLRILRPGLAISEMAVSQLPGVPSAVWTVKKNVSDAFDAYIVVSFANATLVLSIGETVEEVSDSGFLDTTPSLAVSLIGDDSLMQVHPNGIRHIREDGRINEWRTPGKRTIVKVGSNGLQVVIALSGGELIYFEVDMTGQLMEVEKHEMSGDVACLDIAPVPEGRQRSRFLAVGSYDNTIRILSLDPDDCMQILSVQSVSSPPESLLFLEVKASVGGEDGADHPANLFLNAGLQNGVLFRTVVDMVTGQLSDSRSRFLGLRPPKLFSVKVRGRPAMLCLSSRPWLGYIHQGHFLLTPLSYETLEFAASFSSDQCAEGVVAVAGDALRVFTIERLGETFNETAIPLRYTPRRFVMQPKRKLLVIIESDQGSYTAEEREAARKECFEAAGMGENGNGNVNEMENGGDDEDKEDPLSDEQYGYPKAESNKWVSCIRILDPRTATTTCLLELQDSEAAFSVCTVNFHDKEYGALLAVGTAKGLQFWPKKSLVAGFIHIYRFLEDGRSLELLHKTQVEGVPLALCQFQGRLLAGIGSVLRLYDLGKKRLLRKCENKLFPNTIVSIHTYRDRIYVGDIQESFHFCKYRRDENQLYIFADDVVPRWLTASYHIDFDTMAGADKFGNVYFVRLPQDVSDEIEEDPTGGKIKWEQGRLNGAPNKAEEIVQFHIGDVVTCLQKASLIPGGGECVLYGTVMGSLGALLPFTSRDDVDFFSHLEMHMRQEHPPLCGRDHMAYRSAYFPVKDVIDGDLCEQFPTLPLDLQRKIADELDRTPGEILKKLEEIRNKII from the exons ATGTATCTTTACAACTTAACTCTTCAACAAGCCACCGGCATCGTCTCCGCCATAAACGGAAACTTCTCCAGTGGCAAAGTCCAAGAAATCGTCGTCGCCCGTGGCAAGATCCTTTCCCTTCTCCGTCCCGACGATCTCGGTAAGCTCCAAACACTTCACTCTGTCGAAATCTTTGGCTGCATACGTTCTTTAGCTCAATTCCGGCTAACCGGAGCCCAAAAGGACTATATTGTAGTAGGGTCGGATTCTGGTCGGATCGTTATCCTTGAatacaacaaagaaaagaacGTTTTTGATAAAGTTCACCAAGAAACTTTTGGGAAATCTGGATGTCGCCGGATTGTCCCGGGTCAGTACTTAGCTATTGACCCTAAAGGAAGAGCTGTAATGATTGGTGCTTGTGAGAAACAGAAATTAGTTTATGTTTTGAATAGAGATACTGCCGCTAGGTTAACCATTTCGTCACCTTTAGAAGCTCATAAGTCACATACTATTGTTTATTCGATTTGCGGTGTTGATTGTGGCTTCGATAACCCTATTTTCGCTTCCATTGAATTGGATTACTCGGAGGCTGATCAGGATTCCACGGGACAGGCTGCTAATGAGGCGCAGAAGCATTTGACGTTTTATGAACTTGATTTAGGGCTTAACCATGTGTCTAGGAAGTGGTCAGAACAAGTTGATAATGGGGCAAATATGTTGGTCACGGTACCTGGTGGTGGTGATGGGCCGAGTGGGGTTTTGGTTTGTGCAGAAAACTTCGTTATTTATAAGAACCAGGGGCATCCAGATGTTAGGGCCGTCATTCCTAGACGTGCTGACTTGCCGGCAGAACGTGGTGTTTTGATTGTTTCTGCGGCTACTCATAAGCAGAAATCTATGTTCTTCTTCCTTTTGCAGACAGAATATGGGGACATTTTTAAGGTTACACTGGAACATGGAAATGAAGGAGTTACagaattaaagattaaatattttgatacaatTCCTGTTACAGCATCAATGTGTGTGTTGAAGACTGGCTTCCTATTTGCAGCTTCGGAGTTTGGAAATCATGCTTTATATCAGTTTCAGGCTATTGGAGATGACCCTGATGTTGAGTCCTCGTCATCTACTTTGATGGAAACTGAAGAAGGTTTCCAGCCAGTGTTTTTCCAGCCTAGAGGGCTTAAGAATCTAGTTAGAATTGACCAAGCTGAGAGCCTGATGCCAATAATGGATATGAAAATTTCTAATCTCTTTGAGGAAGAAACACCTCAGATATTTTCACTCTGTGGGCGTGGTCCTCGTTCATCTTTGAGGATATTAAGGCCCGGTTTGGCCATCAGTGAGATGGCTGTCTCACAGCTTCCTGGTGTCCCGAGTGCTGTGTGGACGGTGAAAAAGAATGTTAGTGATGCCTTTGATGCGTACATTGTAGTGTCATTTGCCAATGCTACTCTTGTTCTTTCCATTGGTGAAACGGTTGAAGAAGTTAGTGATAGTGGTTTTCTTGATACCACTCCTTCTCTTGCTGTTTCCTTGATTGGTGATGATTCACTAATGCAAGTCCACCCTAATGGTATTAGGCATATAAGGGAAGATGGGCGTATTAATGAGTGGAGAACTCCTGGGAAAAGGACAATTGTTAAGGTTGGCTCAAATGGGCTTCAAGTGGTTATTGCATTGAGTGGAGGGGAGCTTATATACTTTGAGGTGGATATGACTGGGCAATTAATGGAAGTGGAGAAGCATGAAATGTCTGGAGATGTGGCTTGTCTTGACATTGCCCCTGTTCCTGAAGGAAGACAGAGATCCCGTTTTCTTGCAGTGGGTTCATATGATAATACAATTCGTATATTGTCTTTGGATCCTGATGATTGTATGCAGATTCTGAGTGTTCAGAGTGTGTCCTCGCCTCCTGAGTCTCTCCTTTTCCTTGAAGTTAAGGCATCAGTTGGTGGGGAGGATGGTGCTGATCACCCTGCCAATCTTTTCCTTAATGCTGGTTTGCAGAACGGAGTGTTGTTCCGAACGGTAGTAGATATGGTTACAGGGCAGCTCTCTGACTCCCGTTCACGGTTCTTAGGGCTGAGACCCCCAAAGTTGTTCTCTGTTAAAGTGAGAGGCCGACCTGCAATGCTTTGCTTGTCCAGTCGGCCATGGCTTGGTTATATTCATCAAGGACATTTTCTGCTAACTCCGCTTTCTTATGAGACACTTGAATTTGCTGCCTCATTTTCATCTGATCAGTGTGCTGAAGGTGTTGTTGCTGTTGCTGGGGATGCATTGAGGGTTTTCACCATCGAGCGTCTTGGGGAAACCTTTAATGAGACTGCTATTCCTTTGAGGTATACTCCTAGGAGGTTTGTCATGCAACCAAAGAGGAAATTATTGGTAATTATCGAGAGCGACCAAGGATCATATACTGCAGAAGAGCGTGAAGCTGCGAGAAAGGAGTGCTTTGAGGCTGCTGGAATGGGTGAAAATGGTAATGGTAAtgtgaatgaaatggaaaatggCGGTGATGACGAGGACAAAGAGGATCCCCTCTCTGATGAGCAGTATGGTTATCCAAAGGCAGAGTCGAACAAGTGGGTTTCTTGCATTAGAATTCTTGATCCGAGGACTGCTACCACAACTTGTCTTCTGGAGCTTCAGGATAGTGAAGCTGCTTTCAGTGTATGCACCGTGAATTTCCATGATAAAGAGTATGGAGCTCTCTTGGCTGTTGGAACTGCCAAGGGCCTGCAGTTTTGGCCGAAAAAAAGCTTAGTTGCGggatttattcatatttataggTTTCTCGAAGATGGCAGGTCACTTGAACTTTTGCACAAGACACAAGTGGAAGGTGTTCCTCTTGCTTTATGCCAGTTTCAGGGAAGGTTACTTGCTGGAATAGGATCCGTGCTCCGATTGTATGACTTGGGGAAAAAGAGATTGCTTAGAAAGTGTGAAAATAAGCTTTTCCCTAACACTATTGTCTCTATCCACACTTACCGTGATCGAATATATGTTGGGGACATCCAAGAG TCATTCCATTTTTGCAAGTACAGAAGGGATGAAAATCAACTGTATATTTTTGCTGATGATGTTGTTCCAAGATGGCTTACTGCATCATACCATATAGATTTCGACACCATGGCTGGTGCAGACAAGTTTGGGAATGTCTATTTTGTGCGGCTACCACAAGATGTATCAGATGAGATAGAAGAAGACCCAACCGGTGGAAAGATAAAATGGGAACAGGGAAGGCTCAATGGAGCTCCTAACAAGGCAGAGGAGATCGTTCAGTTCCATATTGGAGATGTGGTAACTTGCTTGCAGAAGGCATCTCTGATACCAGGTGGTGGAGAGTGTGTTCTTTATGGTACAGTAATGGGGAGCTTGGGGGCATTGCTTCCATTCACTTCCCGTGATGATGTTGACTTCTTTTCTCACCTAGAGATGCATATGAGACAGGAGCACCCGCCCTTGTGTGGACGAGATCATATGGCTTATAGATCTGCATATTTCCCTGTCAAG GACGTTATTGATGGGGATTTGTGTGAGCAGTTTCCTACCCTACCTTTGGATTTGCAGAGAAAAATTGCAGATGAGTTGGATCGGACTCCAGGGGAGATATTGAAGAAACTTGAAGAAATCCGAAACAAGATTATCTGA